The following coding sequences are from one Microbulbifer sp. TB1203 window:
- a CDS encoding isochorismatase family protein, which produces MLQTDNPALLVVDVQLAIDHFSPHLRSNPQAEEHIAALLRYWRAQSRPVIHIRHSSRFPESPYHADSPYFAFKPEVAPEAGEVMVTKRENCAFIGTELHDTLTQLAVRELVVTGVVINHSVDATVKVGAALGYRIYLPEDTTATFATPLRDGTLIEAEQLQEIFLSNLQGEYAQVCHSRELLTQI; this is translated from the coding sequence ATGCTGCAAACCGATAACCCGGCACTGCTGGTGGTCGATGTACAGTTGGCCATCGATCACTTCTCCCCTCACCTGCGCAGCAACCCTCAAGCGGAGGAGCATATCGCCGCACTGCTGCGATACTGGCGGGCACAAAGCCGGCCGGTTATTCATATCCGCCATTCCTCCCGTTTTCCCGAATCCCCTTACCACGCCGACAGTCCGTACTTTGCATTCAAGCCGGAAGTGGCACCCGAAGCCGGCGAAGTGATGGTGACAAAACGGGAGAATTGTGCCTTTATCGGCACGGAGCTGCACGACACCCTCACACAGTTGGCAGTGCGCGAACTGGTAGTAACTGGTGTGGTAATCAACCACTCGGTGGACGCCACCGTCAAGGTGGGAGCGGCACTGGGCTACCGTATTTATTTGCCGGAAGACACCACGGCCACCTTTGCTACGCCGTTGCGCGACGGCACGCTGATCGAAGCAGAGCAGTTACAGGAAATTTTTCTCAGCAATCTACAGGGTGAGTACGCACAGGTCTGCCACAGCCGGGAACTGCTGACTCAAATTTAA
- a CDS encoding MFS transporter, whose amino-acid sequence MDRQWWQRLHGFPPLVWIVLVGSFFGRGTYFMVWPFLAILLYEKFQLGAAEIGLILSASAVGAALLGFYVGALSDRYGRRNVLLAGTAINFLAFALLAVAQALPAFILAMTFCSIGRAVWEPPASALIGDLVRDKQSRELALQFRYFLINVGAALGPIIGVWAGLSAQQSTFGLTALSYLLLSLAFLWGFARTETGRMAHRRRDMSANFRGTLAVLRKDHVFLVVIVANVLTLFIYAHMDSSLVQYLTRAQAPNLVQLISSMILVNALTIVLLQFPLLQLMRNIEIKGRIVIGLGVLAAGQVWFALNPVHWFAGWMGATFVVSLAEAVLFPTMSVQIDRLAPDHLRGSYFGASSFYSLGWSAAPLVGGIVIEWWSGPALYWLMFGLCGLVFLLYRLTERLSRPRWHDVEDQAEIGEGVAQPQ is encoded by the coding sequence ATGGATAGGCAGTGGTGGCAGCGCCTGCACGGTTTTCCGCCGTTGGTTTGGATTGTTTTGGTCGGCAGTTTCTTCGGCCGCGGAACCTATTTTATGGTGTGGCCGTTTCTGGCCATTCTGCTGTATGAGAAATTCCAGCTGGGAGCCGCGGAGATCGGGCTGATTCTCAGCGCCTCCGCGGTGGGTGCGGCTCTGCTGGGCTTCTATGTGGGGGCGCTGTCCGACCGCTACGGCCGGCGCAATGTATTGCTGGCGGGCACCGCGATCAATTTCCTCGCCTTTGCCCTGTTGGCGGTGGCCCAGGCACTGCCGGCTTTTATTCTGGCAATGACTTTCTGCTCCATTGGCCGCGCCGTTTGGGAGCCGCCGGCCAGTGCACTGATCGGTGACCTGGTTCGGGACAAGCAGAGCCGCGAGCTGGCGCTGCAATTCCGCTATTTCCTGATCAACGTGGGCGCGGCCCTGGGGCCGATTATCGGTGTCTGGGCCGGGCTCAGTGCCCAGCAGTCCACCTTCGGGCTCACCGCGCTCAGCTACCTGTTATTGAGCCTGGCGTTTTTGTGGGGATTTGCCCGCACGGAAACCGGACGTATGGCGCACAGACGGCGGGATATGAGCGCGAATTTCCGCGGTACGCTTGCGGTGCTGAGAAAGGATCATGTATTTCTGGTGGTGATTGTTGCCAATGTGCTGACGCTGTTTATTTATGCGCATATGGATTCCAGCCTGGTGCAGTACCTGACCCGGGCGCAGGCGCCGAACCTGGTTCAGCTGATTTCCAGCATGATCCTGGTGAATGCGCTCACCATCGTGCTGTTACAGTTTCCGCTGCTGCAGTTGATGCGCAATATAGAGATAAAAGGGCGGATTGTGATCGGGCTGGGCGTGCTGGCCGCCGGGCAAGTGTGGTTTGCACTCAATCCCGTGCACTGGTTTGCCGGGTGGATGGGAGCCACTTTTGTGGTGAGCCTGGCGGAGGCGGTGCTGTTCCCCACCATGAGTGTGCAGATAGACCGCCTTGCGCCGGACCACCTGCGCGGCAGCTACTTCGGGGCCTCGTCCTTTTACTCCCTGGGCTGGTCTGCGGCGCCGCTGGTGGGCGGTATAGTGATCGAGTGGTGGAGCGGGCCGGCGCTCTACTGGTTGATGTTCGGCCTTTGTGGCCTGGTCTTTCTGCTCTACCGCCTGACTGAGCGCCTCTCCAGGCCGCGGTGGCACGATGTGGAGGATCAAGCGGAAATTGGTGAGGGTGTGGCCCAGCCTCAGTAA
- a CDS encoding carboxylesterase family protein → MTSDANIRHEIHRNLREETQILDAPAGPLIGAVDGKTGVHCFLGIPYAAPPTGELRWRPPQSLPPWQSPLRATAFGMPAAQNPSGLIEVRGPNGETTDSEDCLYLNIYTPAGRRDKKLPVMLWIHGGSFYIGSGSQEVYNGCYLAASGRAVVVTFNYRLGALGFLRLTDISDIPSSGNEGLLDQVAALEWVRKNISAFGGDPDNITLFGESAGAMSIATLLTSPRCRGLFRRAIVQSGNPCALHSRNRANSLAQAFVEHLGESPHRADTRTLLRAQQAILSDPRLEQKWGQLPFKPVLDGELLHTEPMTALRGGSGAEVSLLLGSNLDEWNLFSAVAPETFTLDGEQIRARLEWLLPRHHLDPLLGHYHKLARSLAGNPWPEWSRTWNLLLTDMVFTLPGLRLLQAHGGNRFHYHFAQPLAAQPLLGACHAVELGYVFGTHGETSLQSLYGGETEPHKLSHTVREAWLNFAECGDPESDWPTFANGDSRRFGEHPEDRAFDTAQLSSLWQDIPDSTLGSYL, encoded by the coding sequence ATGACCAGCGACGCCAATATTCGCCATGAAATTCATCGCAACCTGCGAGAGGAGACTCAGATACTGGACGCACCCGCCGGCCCCCTGATCGGTGCGGTGGATGGAAAGACAGGTGTTCACTGTTTCCTCGGCATTCCCTATGCCGCGCCACCCACCGGCGAGCTGCGCTGGCGGCCGCCACAATCGCTGCCGCCCTGGCAGTCCCCGCTGCGCGCTACCGCCTTCGGTATGCCGGCGGCACAGAATCCCTCCGGGCTGATCGAGGTTCGCGGCCCCAACGGAGAGACGACGGACAGCGAGGACTGCCTCTACCTGAACATCTACACCCCGGCGGGCCGGCGCGATAAAAAACTACCGGTGATGCTCTGGATACACGGCGGCTCCTTCTATATCGGCTCCGGTTCCCAGGAGGTGTACAACGGCTGCTATCTTGCTGCCAGTGGTCGCGCTGTAGTGGTGACCTTCAATTACCGTCTGGGCGCACTGGGGTTTCTGCGCCTCACGGATATCAGCGATATCCCCTCCAGCGGCAATGAAGGCCTGCTGGATCAGGTGGCGGCGCTGGAGTGGGTTCGGAAAAATATTTCCGCCTTCGGCGGCGACCCGGACAATATCACCCTGTTCGGTGAATCCGCCGGCGCCATGAGTATCGCCACCCTGCTGACTTCGCCCCGCTGCCGCGGCCTGTTCCGCAGGGCCATAGTGCAGAGTGGCAACCCCTGTGCGTTGCACTCCCGCAACAGGGCCAACAGCCTGGCACAGGCATTTGTCGAACATCTCGGCGAATCGCCGCATCGCGCGGACACCCGCACGCTGCTGCGTGCCCAGCAGGCAATACTGTCGGATCCGCGCCTGGAGCAGAAATGGGGCCAGCTGCCGTTCAAGCCGGTGCTGGACGGCGAACTGCTGCACACTGAACCCATGACTGCGCTGCGGGGCGGCAGCGGCGCGGAGGTATCGCTGTTGCTGGGCAGCAACCTGGATGAGTGGAACCTGTTCAGCGCCGTAGCGCCGGAAACCTTTACCCTGGATGGCGAACAGATACGCGCGCGCCTGGAATGGCTGTTGCCACGGCACCACCTCGACCCGCTGCTGGGGCACTACCACAAGCTGGCCAGATCCCTGGCCGGCAATCCCTGGCCTGAGTGGAGCCGCACCTGGAACCTGTTGCTCACCGATATGGTGTTCACCCTGCCCGGCCTGCGCCTGCTGCAGGCCCACGGCGGAAACCGCTTTCACTACCACTTCGCCCAGCCGCTGGCGGCGCAACCGCTACTGGGCGCCTGCCACGCCGTGGAACTGGGATATGTATTCGGCACCCACGGCGAAACCTCGCTGCAATCCCTCTATGGCGGTGAGACCGAGCCACACAAGCTCAGCCACACTGTGCGCGAGGCATGGCTGAATTTTGCCGAGTGCGGCGACCCGGAGAGCGACTGGCCTACTTTCGCCAACGGAGACAGCCGCCGCTTTGGCGAACACCCGGAAGACCGCGCCTTCGATACAGCGCAGCTCTCCTCTCTGTGGCAGGATATACCGGACAGTACATTGGGCAGTTACCTCTGA
- a CDS encoding histidine phosphatase family protein has translation MTKILLIRHGEAAKTPESVDPDLTERGWQQARRLAQHFTRTTPIALASSPKARTQQTAQPLAQLWQRSVTIEQAVTEIPSPEGLPTSERRDWIRRLLDSNWDDGDRQQVDWRRGIARYLLQLERDTAIFCHFMVINSIVAHIRGDRRIQQFRPDYASVTELRLQGGRLEVLRLGEERRSRIL, from the coding sequence ATGACAAAAATATTGCTGATACGCCATGGCGAGGCGGCAAAAACGCCGGAATCCGTCGATCCCGATCTCACCGAACGGGGATGGCAACAGGCGCGTCGACTGGCGCAACACTTTACCCGGACGACTCCCATTGCGCTGGCCAGTAGCCCCAAGGCCCGCACCCAACAGACGGCCCAACCGCTGGCCCAACTCTGGCAGCGCTCGGTGACCATCGAGCAGGCAGTGACTGAAATTCCCTCCCCCGAGGGGCTGCCCACCAGCGAGCGCAGAGACTGGATCCGCCGCCTGCTCGACAGCAACTGGGACGACGGGGACAGGCAGCAGGTGGACTGGCGCCGGGGAATCGCGCGGTATCTTCTACAACTGGAACGGGACACGGCGATCTTCTGCCACTTTATGGTGATCAATTCAATCGTGGCGCATATACGGGGCGACCGGCGCATACAGCAGTTCCGGCCGGACTACGCATCGGTGACAGAGTTGCGGCTGCAAGGGGGAAGGCTCGAGGTTCTGCGACTGGGCGAGGAACGCCGCAGCCGCATCCTGTAG
- the pepN gene encoding aminopeptidase N, which produces MKDAQPRTVYLKDYRAPDYLVDSTRLHFELQPQDTLVKSRLQIRRNPAAESAPGEALPPLLLDGVDLELLSLSIDGALVPASRYRELPEGLLIHVENPEFVLEVHNRINPKDNTSLEGLYLSNGMYCTQCEAEGFRKITYYPDRPDVMSRFTTTIVAPRQYPVLLSNGNQIERRTTEDGRLLVTWEDPFAKPAYLFALVAGELQTVEDSFTTVSGREVKLQIFTEAKNIRKCDHAMRSLKKAMRWDEEVYGREYDLDIFMVVAVDHFNMGAMENKGLNIFNSACVLASPETATDATFQRIESIVGHEYFHNWSGNRVTCRDWFQLSLKEGFTVFRDAEFSADMNSRAVKRIEDVSLLRTAQFAEDDGPMAHPVRPDSYMEISNFYTLTVYEKGAEVVRMIHTLLGTAGFRKGSDLYFQRHDGCAVTCEDFIAAMEDANGVDLTQFRRWYSQAGTPVLEVSDAFDAAHGSYALTVRQSCPATPGQNKKLPFHIPLAVGLLGADGRDLPLDPQGTTQKVLQVTETEQTFNFTGLKEKPLPSLLRGFSAPVRVRYGYSTEQLLFLMRNDSDEFNRWDAGQRLAFMALEQLQKDYREGRNLQLQPQLVDAYRSVLQNRELDPALVAEMLALPSAQTLAEQCEQIDAEAIIVAREFARGALAEALKGELLNCYRRLDRDKPYRPEAADIAERSLKNTCLAYLCVTEEAELLALAQAQFENAANMTDSAAALTSLVNHAADDMAQPALESFYERWQQDTQVVELWFGLQSTSARRGTLESVRELMQHPAFELTNPNKVRAVIGGFANRNFIQFHRADGRGFEFLAEQVVALDKLNPQIAARLVTPITRWKKYTGELGEKMHRALQSVMESGKLSRDLYEVVSKSLV; this is translated from the coding sequence ATGAAAGACGCCCAACCCCGCACCGTTTACCTGAAGGACTACCGCGCACCCGACTACCTGGTCGACAGTACCCGTCTGCATTTTGAACTGCAGCCGCAGGACACCCTGGTGAAGTCGCGACTGCAGATCCGCCGCAATCCGGCGGCGGAATCGGCGCCCGGGGAGGCGCTGCCGCCCTTGCTGCTGGACGGAGTGGACCTGGAGCTGCTGTCCCTGTCCATCGACGGCGCACTGGTGCCGGCCAGCCGCTACCGGGAGCTGCCGGAGGGCCTCTTGATCCATGTGGAGAATCCGGAGTTCGTGCTGGAAGTCCACAACCGCATCAATCCAAAGGACAATACCTCGCTGGAGGGACTGTACCTCTCCAACGGCATGTACTGCACCCAGTGCGAGGCGGAGGGATTCCGCAAGATCACCTACTATCCTGACCGCCCGGACGTAATGTCCCGCTTCACAACCACCATAGTGGCGCCGCGCCAGTACCCGGTATTGCTGTCCAACGGCAACCAGATAGAGCGGCGCACCACCGAAGACGGGCGCCTGCTCGTCACCTGGGAGGACCCCTTCGCCAAGCCCGCTTACCTTTTCGCCCTGGTGGCGGGAGAACTGCAGACTGTGGAGGACAGTTTTACCACTGTCAGCGGCCGCGAGGTCAAACTGCAGATTTTTACCGAGGCGAAAAATATCCGTAAGTGTGACCACGCCATGCGCTCATTGAAAAAAGCCATGCGCTGGGACGAAGAGGTCTACGGACGGGAATACGACCTGGATATTTTCATGGTCGTGGCGGTGGATCATTTCAATATGGGGGCGATGGAAAACAAGGGGCTGAATATTTTCAATTCCGCCTGCGTGCTGGCCAGCCCTGAGACTGCCACCGACGCCACCTTCCAGCGTATCGAATCCATTGTCGGTCACGAGTATTTCCACAACTGGTCCGGCAATCGGGTGACCTGCCGGGACTGGTTCCAGCTGAGCCTGAAAGAGGGCTTTACCGTATTTCGCGATGCGGAGTTTTCTGCGGATATGAATTCCCGCGCGGTAAAGCGGATTGAGGATGTCTCCCTGTTGCGCACCGCGCAGTTCGCCGAGGACGACGGCCCCATGGCCCACCCGGTGCGCCCGGACTCCTATATGGAGATCTCCAATTTCTACACCCTCACCGTGTACGAAAAAGGCGCGGAAGTGGTGCGCATGATCCACACCTTATTGGGTACAGCAGGTTTCCGCAAAGGCAGCGACCTGTATTTCCAGCGCCACGACGGATGCGCGGTAACCTGCGAGGACTTTATCGCGGCGATGGAGGACGCTAACGGCGTGGATCTCACCCAGTTTCGCCGCTGGTACAGCCAGGCGGGCACGCCGGTGCTGGAAGTGAGCGACGCCTTCGACGCCGCCCATGGCAGCTACGCATTGACCGTCAGACAGTCCTGTCCCGCCACGCCTGGACAGAATAAAAAGTTGCCCTTCCATATCCCCCTGGCGGTGGGACTGCTGGGTGCCGACGGCCGCGACCTCCCCCTCGACCCCCAGGGCACCACACAAAAAGTATTGCAGGTGACCGAAACGGAGCAGACCTTCAACTTCACAGGCCTGAAGGAAAAGCCGCTGCCCTCGCTGCTGCGCGGTTTCTCCGCCCCGGTCAGGGTGCGCTACGGCTACAGTACCGAACAGTTACTGTTCCTGATGCGCAACGACTCCGACGAGTTCAATCGCTGGGATGCCGGCCAGCGCCTGGCCTTTATGGCACTGGAGCAGTTGCAGAAGGACTATCGCGAGGGGCGCAACCTGCAGTTGCAGCCACAACTGGTGGACGCCTACCGCAGTGTGCTGCAAAACCGTGAACTGGACCCGGCGCTGGTGGCTGAGATGCTGGCGCTGCCCAGCGCGCAGACCCTGGCGGAACAGTGCGAGCAGATAGATGCGGAGGCGATTATTGTCGCGCGGGAATTTGCCCGGGGCGCGCTGGCGGAGGCCCTGAAGGGTGAACTGCTGAACTGCTACCGACGGCTGGACCGCGACAAACCCTACCGCCCGGAGGCTGCCGATATCGCCGAGCGCAGTTTGAAAAATACCTGCCTCGCTTATCTCTGTGTCACCGAGGAGGCGGAATTGCTGGCGCTGGCACAGGCGCAGTTCGAAAATGCCGCCAATATGACCGACAGCGCCGCGGCGCTGACTTCTCTGGTCAATCACGCCGCCGACGATATGGCGCAGCCGGCGCTGGAGAGTTTCTACGAACGCTGGCAACAGGATACTCAGGTGGTGGAGTTGTGGTTCGGCTTGCAGAGTACCAGTGCCCGGCGGGGTACCCTGGAGTCAGTCCGGGAATTGATGCAACACCCGGCCTTCGAATTGACCAATCCAAACAAGGTGCGCGCGGTAATCGGCGGCTTTGCCAACCGCAACTTTATCCAGTTCCACCGAGCCGATGGCCGCGGTTTCGAGTTCCTCGCGGAACAGGTGGTCGCCCTGGACAAACTCAACCCGCAAATCGCCGCGCGGCTGGTAACGCCCATTACCCGCTGGAAGAAATACACCGGTGAGCTGGGTGAAAAAATGCATCGGGCGCTGCAATCGGTTATGGAATCCGGGAAGTTGTCGCGGGATTTGTATGAGGTGGTGAGTAAGAGCCTGGTTTAA